The DNA region ATGGTATGTGGGCTATCACAAAATTCCACGAAaagacacacttgtgatatggaagaaaatcgagcgagatcattataatttagatacaaacataattgctcaagtgttacttaaagacattgccgaaacgccaaggtaacttatcctacctaatacattatatgtcttatatcaattaaaagattattactaaatgttgtttgtttaaacttgtgcaGGTTCcccattaaagattgtattcgaAACGTTCAAGCCGTATATAGTAAAACTATAAGCAACAGAAAGGGATTTCTCCGGGCGTAGACGCGCTTTTGAGATGGTCTTTGGAAATTGGCATACTTCTTTTCGATCGCTGCCAAGGTATATGGTAGCTCTACAACATTTTAATCATGGTACTGTTGTAGAGTGGCGACTTATAGAGggtaaaatcttcaacttcgtattttggacattcaaaccatgcattgatggttttgctcactgCCGACCAGTGATATCCATGATGGTACGCATGTATATGGTGCCTACGACACCAAGCTCCTAATTGcaataggaatggatgccaatgggtcaatatttcctcttgctttcgcaattgccgctaacgagagcaacgacacatgggggatctttttgacccatttgaaaaCTCGTATTATTAAGGATCGTACCGCATATGCGTCTTTGtcgatcgtcataaaggcatattgcatAATATGAATAATTTATCGGGTGGCGACCACTTTGTTTACCAtcgctattgtttaaggcaacttgaaggcaaatttgcaatcaacgtttcacaatggcactctaaacaaattgatgtgggggggggctgcgatggagcatcaacaacgaAAATGGGCTGCAAAATGGATCTCGTCGTGTCGGTGAGTGAACCCGCatacgtttggttgatgaagctccatgttgaaaaatggacgcttcAAATGCGATGGAGGAaaaagatggggcatgctcacaacaaGCGACTCGGAGTCTTTCAATGGCTTCCGAAATACCGCTCGAGGACTACATCACCGCGATGGTGAGAATGAATTTCAAACGAGGTGGTGGAGCGATTTGTTGTTAGACACGAGCGTAGCGATATTAGCCGACGGcggacatggatgccaaagcccttcaAAACTATGGAGCATTAAAGACAAAAATGTGAGCGTCACCAAATGACCCGAAGATGACCCAATTCAacatgtgtatgaagttaggacgggTTATTACAACGGTAAGGGTGGAAACGTGCATACTGTTTGTGAGGCAACAAgaacatgcacttgtggtaagtggcaaacgtaccacatgccgtgttctcatgtttgtcaagtgcttcgagagaatgagaaaaacggtaacaaattatgtggcgggaatacaaggtccacgttaccttagagcatattcccgccaattccacccacttggtaacgaagcttattggccaaacgagccattttcgatggttgctaacaaggattacattagaaaattgggcattaactcacggagtcgtagacccaatcaaatggatgttagtgaaagaacttactctcgcaagtgctctatatgtaagcaatatggccatgataagcgttcgtgtgggcaacaaggccgtggtagtacaagcacgtctcgaagtaatagagcctctagaacttgaagattgtattgttattgtaatttattattgtattgctttgaattagtattgtaattaaatggaatgaattattttttaattagtataaacctctcgtattggatgaattattattaaatcaaatatttaaattgatacattcaaatataataaaaacacttaaatcaaaaccctataaatattacaagtttcaaaacttgcttGAGAAGCACttttagaacccctaaaacgacgatccaaacgtttgaAAGTGACTTCATGTAAtggccgacattattgtacgcaaaaaaagatattaagttttatataaaatattgatattttagaattttgaaacatgactaatctttgcccaaagtatgaaaaaaaacgtGATTGAAAAGGTaacgcccaaaaaaaaaaaacagttgacACCATTCACGTACggaattcgtgcgtgaaaggcccaAACTGTATTTTTGCATTTCGGTCCTTTaattcgtgcgtgaatactagtaatgtatttttttttttttttgcactaatttggttcaactttttattttttgtgctacttaagtcgcggattcAAACAACTTACTACGACCGACCATCTGTCCTTTTTCAACaggaaaatcaaacaaaaaaatgacGACTTCTTTtggacaaataaataaataaataaatgaagcCGTGTCTAGATTTTTCAGTTCAAAAAATATCGATTGTCACTTTCAAGTCCTGTTTTCTTGAGTGGTCCCTTCAATTTTCTCTCGCTTTATAAGAACGTCTACATCTTTACTTGGTAGTTTGAAACCGTGGAATAAACTCAAGATTTTCTCTCTCTGATCAGCAATACTACTATTTCCTCACATTAAAATCAATAAAGTCTTCATCTTTTCTGTGTGTTTGCCACTGGGATTAGATTCTTGATTTAAATTTCCCTATGGGGTTTGATAAAGACAAAGCAAGTTCATCATCCCATGTTCTACAAATCCCAAGAGAAGATACACCACTTTTAACAGACACCCAACACCTTTCTTCATCCTCCAAAACTTTTGCTAATGTTTTCATAGCAGTGGTTGGAGCTGGAGTTCTTGGCCTTCCTTATAGTTTCAAGAAAACAGGATGGGTTATGGGTACTCTCATGCTTTTCTCAGTAGCCTCACTTACTTACTATTGTATGATGCTTTTGGTCTATTCAAGAAGAAAGCTTGAATCCCATTACAAAGTTGCCAAGATTTCATCTTTTGGTGACTTGGGATATGCTGTGTGTGGATCCATAGGTAGATGTACTGTAGATGCTATGATTGTTCTTTCCCAAGCTGGTTTTTGCATCAGTTACCTGATTTTCATAGCCAATACTTTAGCATACATATTTAACTATTCTGTGACAAATCAAGAACCCAAAATCATGGGGTTGTCACCTAAGAAGGTGTATATTTGGAGTTGTTTGCCATTTCAGTTGGGGTTAAATTCAATTCCTACCCTTACCCATTTAGCCCCTTTGAGTATATTTGCTGATGTTGTTGATTTAGGTGCTATGGGGGTAGTTATGGTTGAGGATGTGTTGATCTTTCTCAAGAACAGACCAGTTCTTGAAGCATTTGGTGGGTTCAGTGTTTTCTTCTATGGTCTTGGTGTCTCTGTTTATGCTTTTGAAGGTGTTGGAATGGTTTTACCTTTGGAAGCAGAGATGAAAGACAAGGacaaatttgggaaaattttgggcTTGTCAATGACTTTCATTTCTTTGATGTATGGTTCTTTTGGAGTATTAGGTTATTTTGCCTTTGGTGAAGAGACTAAAGATATAATCACTACCAATCTTGGGAGGGGATTGCTTAGCACCTTAGTGCAGATTGGACTCTGCATAAATCTGTTTTTTACTTTCCCACTGATGATGAACCCAGTTTATGAAGTGATGGAAAGGAGATTTTGTGAAGGCAGATACTGTTTTTGGCTAAGATGGATTGTTGTTTTGTCAGTCACTTTAGTGGCATTGATGGTGCcaaattttgctgattttttGTCACTAGTTGGGAGCAGTGTGTGCATTGTTCTTGGGTTTGTGTTGCCTGCTATGTTTCACTTAATTGTGTTCAAGAACGAACTTGGCTGGCGTTGTTTGGCTTTTGATGCTGCACTTGTTTTAATGGGTGCATTTCTTGCAGTCTATGGAACCTATTCTTCCATGCTGGAGATCTTTGGAGTCAAAGCTTGAAGTTGGCTACTTGCTTCATATTTACTACAATTCAAGTGAATCATGAAAGATATTTCATGTACTCTCTGGTTTAGGTTGAGTTCAAATTACTCCCAAGtacattttattttatcttgtCGCAGAGTCAGATTGTGGATTCAATAGAACTCATTGCATATGCCAAAAACAAAATGTGTACATATAATAAGATCAAACTCGTTGTGAACTGGATTCTCCTATGAGAATAAGTTTTCCTTTTAGTTCCTATATTTTCTTCCACCAAAGGCCATTGATATGTAATCTTTTCCTACGTACTATTTTAGCAAGGCCAAATTGGTTCTCTCTTCTTAAATAATATTGGAACTTGAAATAATAAGTTTCACTTTAGTTTTATCATCTTATTGTAAGGATAGGTAGAGGTTAATTTGAAAGACTaacatttgttttattttcccTTAAAGTTAATGCATTCATCGAAAATGGTAATGTGGTTTTGCTCTTTTTCAGTCGTCTCTCTTGGGTTGAACTTGCCATTTCCGACcaaatttcattgatgtttgGTAGGAGGGTTAGTTGTCAATGTAAGTTTCATAACGCGTAACAGTTCCAGTTTCGAACTAAAGGTTGTGATAGGCAGTCAACGTAGACGTATTAGAACTGTCATAAATCATTCGAATTATATTATGCGAAATGGATACATATGATTTATATAATCTACCACAATCCTCCATCACCTATTATCATAATAACTGGCACTATGGCAGTCAAGTGGGAAAATTCCCTTCGACTAGATTTAACTCTCAAATAGCAGCTGACAGAAAATGAAGAGACCATTTTACAAGTTTTTTAcattgaaattttgaatatgGGGGGAACACAAATCTGTTCACCTTGAATAAGTAATGCGACAAaggaaaaggtcaaaaatatAAATGCCACCCTCACAACACCCAccacccccccctcccccccccccccaaccccagggccgagaaaaaaaaaaaaagagaagaaagaacaGACCAGCtaatgaataatacaagagaTACAACTTATCCTAACACTACCTCATGCCACATAGAGAGACTATCTAATCACAACCAATTCACTATCCCTAAAACCGAAAAACCTGGCCAAAACAGTTTAAAATggaggggaaaaagaaaagagagagagaccgCATGCGGAGTAAGGAAATCCGTTACCATATTAGAATGCTTTCCAATTATCAGAATCTCTCTTTGGTGTCTTACTCTCCACTGATGTCTTAAATCGTTCATGGGACCCAAATGGATCTGCATCATCGAAAGATGGGGAACCATGACCGTAATCTGTGTCCCTGGTGCTACGGAAGGAATCGAACCTTGATAGTGACTCGGGAGGGGGAAAGGCTCCAAAATTATAATCAGAGTCTGCTGTGCTGCGGAATGAATCAAACCTAGTGAAGGAATCACGCTGTTGGAATGAACCATTATCGTACTCAGAATCTCTGGTGCTGCGCATGGAATCAAATCTTGAAAACTCACGACTGCCAAAGAGTCCACCATCATGCATGTTGAAGGAATCATATCTGGAAAAGCTGTTCAAGTGATCTTCAGACATAGGTGTGCCTGGAACCGAGTCCGCAAAGAGACTCCTTTTCTGGAACATGTTATCAGCAACTGGGGAGCCACCTGCGTTATAGGCTGGTGTGCTGGGAACAGAATCAAAGAAGGGACTTTGCCTAGAGAACAAGTTGTCTCCCTGTGGGAATCCAGAGTTGTAACTTGGTGTGCTTGGAACAGAATCAAAGAATGGGCTTTGCTTCGGGAACTGGTTCTCTGAGTAACTGAACCCAGTATTGTGATTAGGGGTGCTAGGAACAGAATCGAAAAATGGGGTTTGCTTCGGGAGTGAGTTGCTGGAATTTGTGGAGCCTGTTTTTATAGGCTTTAGGCCCCAGTCATCATCGTCAAATAGAGAAGTTTCCTTGTGCTTCTCATCACGAGAATCCTGCAAAACCGCGGAAAAGAAGCAATATGATACGCCCCTTCAACTGAGCCAATGAGAAACGAATTATTCCAATcaccacagatgagtagaaaaTTGCCTAGACCAAGATGCTCCAGAAGATGCagtgacaaaaagaaaaaggtcaGGCAAAGATTTCAGAAAAGGTGATAGGCCGAAGAGACATAGATGACCCCTGAAGATGTATAAATGAACATGTAAATTTATCCATGCGCTTTTTTTGTATAACTAAAATGAGTAAATGTATCCATTTACCTTAGCGCCAGAATTGAAGTCCCATGCAGCATCTGCATCACGGTCTTTATCAAATGTACCCCAACCAGATTCATCAAAACTTTTGTCCCCAGAGAACACAGATTCAGCTCCCCAGTGTTCACTGCACTAGTAATACAGAAGTTCAGATTTCTAGAAAAGATAACAGTTTCAGAGAAGCTGAATCCATCAAAGAATACGATTGAATAATAGAAAAGGTCGTCATTATTTGGAGACTATAACACCACTGTAGATTAAATCACCAAAAAGGAAGAACGAAAACAACCACAATTACCTTTGGGCAGCATGGGGAGAACCATCAAAAGCACTGTCCTTCCTATTTGGTGATTCTTCAAATTCTTTTGACGGGCTGTTTACTGCATTACTCCTTGTTGGACTATCAGTTGGACTTCTTGCTGCATGGGAAGTCTCCGCATCAGCCATCTCTCTGGCTTTTACAGGGTTTGGCAACTTCTCTGCCTTTGTATCAGTGTCAGCATCAGCAGATGATTTCCCCGTATCATGGTCATTCAAAGAAGATGCTTTATCCCGAACCAGTGAAGATTTTGGTTTAGGAGGGGCAACGACATTTTGTACGTCAAGGGTGAGCTCTTTCACAAATGTGAATTCTGCGGAGGACGATTATTCAACAATGCAATGAGTTCAAAATTTTGACAACTTAAAAAAGATAATGATAAAACAGCACAAAGGAAAGGGAGGAAAAGAAGTTGATCCAGTGGTCTCTGAAGGCACTATGAAAGTCAAGTCTTTTGATCTAAAAATGACAGAAGCTGATCAGGCGGTCTCTGGAGGCGCTTTGAATATCCGTCTTTTGATTTAACTATGACATCTTACAACGTACCTTCATCGTCAAGCTTATCCCACTCTCCATCCCAGTCTGCTGCCCCCTCTTGGATGCCAGGTTGCCAACCTTTAAAATTATTACTAATACATCAGAAACATTAAAAAAACTAAAGCAATTGAAAATCAGAGAGCTTAGGTTAAAAAAATACAAGAGACATCAAAAAGGCATGCTATCCCATTTTTCTCACCAAGGTGCTGACCATTAGATGAACACACACAGTATTTCAACATCAGAATTAGTCCCAATTCATGATCTAGATGTGCAAGATGTAAATATAAAGGAATAGGTCTCATTAGAGGAatagaaatatataaaaatactcATTTTTAGTATACATGCCATATATTACATCCTCATATGATCAATAGGtgcttttttacttttataatcaACAGGATCAGAAAACTTCTAAACTGGAACAAATCCTAATGCAGCCAGCAAGAAGTTAGTAATGATACCCCTAATTAAGTACTAAACTGAACTGGGGTGCCAAAAGGAAGgccaacaaaaataaaacataaatggCACtttaaagaacaaataaacaGCCCGGTAGAACCAAAATTTGTCGCAAATAACAACAACTCAAATGGGGTCAACTCAGAACCAAAAATAACAGGAAATGCAGgaaataaattttcaacaaTGTTTTTAATCTGGATTTTATGATCAAGAATAAAGAACATATAGAATAACTAAATTAAAGCATATATAATTGCAAAGCTACAAAAATACTAGTGCAAGTACCAAATGGAAGCTCAAGTAGAGTAGTTGGTTTGGCCCGTAGCCCATAAGTTTTGCAGCGTTCATTCAAAGCTTTTACTAGCCCCTCGAGGTCTGCCTGAATCTGATTAGCACGGTCCTACAAAAACCAGAGACTGAATTTAGATAAGTTCTCGAGATCTCCAGAAAATCTATTAGTGGTAAGATATAGCTACCTGGATACCATCGGTTTTACCATCTTGATCCATTTTGACAACTGTTTTATACAgctccatttttttctcctGCAAATTTTCAGCAAAACACGATATCACAACAAAACCTCTGCTAGATTTGCACAATTTACTATACAATAGCAGAACATAAGAGTTAGTATAAGTGCATAGGGCTAGAAAGAGTTGCAGAAGCACTTGAATATCCCGAAATGTGGCCTCCTCAATGGTCAATTTGGAAGCAACATCTCCGGTCTGCTTGTATTTCTCTTCATACTTTTTAGCCAGTAATTCGACCTGTaaaattatcaattttaataCAGAACAAATCATTGGACGTGTTCAAAATTGTTGTATTCAAATAAGTTTTACCTCTCTTTTGTCAGCAGAAGTTCTTTCGGTGATCTCATTTAGTCTATTGTCGCATCGGCTTTTGTATAGTATCTGGTGAAAAAGGACAAGCAAAATGACAGTATTAGTGATGTGCTTCAACTTCAGCTATCAATTGCTGAACACACCAGCGAGGAAACCCACCAATCAGTTACCGAATAAAAATTCACAGCTTCAGGAAGAACAACTCTAAACCAAGGCCATGAACAAATGTATGTCATGATACCCTAGCACATATACAGATATAATCACTAATTACTCAGAACTCAGTAAGCCATAGGACAAAATCTGCTGAACCACGTTGCCTGAATGAAATGGAACAACTTTAAGCTGTTGTATGAAATATGAATAATAAAAAATCCAAATGGCCAGTGAATATCAGACTCAAACGTTAAGGAGACAAGTAGAAATAGTGGTGTTAGAGTCCCACGTAGGTGTAGGATGTGGCAATTTGTTTGCTTATATGGTCTTGGTCAATCCAATCTCATGAGCTAGCATTGGGGGTCGAGATAAGCCCTAAGTCCATTTCTTATCATGGTATCGGAGCCATGTCCATCCTAATTCTTGGTTTACCCAATGTGAGGGCCTCATGCTATATTGTCCACGCTTCATATGTTCAGACTTGCGTGTGAGGGGGGTGTTAAAGTCCCATAGCGGCATTGGATGTAGTAATGTTTCCTCATAAGGTCTTGGCAATCCTCACCTCATGAACTAGCTTTTGGGATTGAGTTACGTCCTAGGTCCATTTCTTATCAAACTCTGACCTGCACTCCTGATCTCAGCTGGATCTTACAATCCAAGATCTCGCTGCATCTTATGGGTCATAATTCTACATTCCGCCCCATTAGCAATAATGTGGGTcatttggaaagagagaaatagaAGGGCTTTCGAAGGGGTGGAACAAGATTTTGTAAAGATGCATAGTAGTGTCTTGTCTCTAGTTCCATTTTGGTGTACTCTTGTCTCTAGTTTCATTTTGGTGTACTTTCGAGGTCCCTATTTGTATAGAGGATTGGATCTCTTTTGTTGAGAGCCACATTTGATGTAGGTTCTCTTCTTTTAGTATACGGCTTGTATACAGGGTTTCCCCAattgttaataaaattatttaccttatcAACAAAAAAATCTATATTCGGCCAGATCTAGCCTAGAGACGTTTGACCCAGCTTCTCTTGACTCttgcaatttccatttttctttgcAAAAGTTTTCTCAATCTAGCACTAGACAACAGAAGGGGCCTGCTTATCCTTGAAAAAAGGACATCTAACACTATTTAGTATTGAAAGGTTCCTGTTGTAGAACAGCATACAAAAATAGCGCAATAGTGAaaaattcaaaggaaaaaaaggaacaGATGCTGCCTGTCCATCCAGTGTTCTGCTGTGTCGTCCACTAGTCTGATGCTATGCTTCTGAGTTATGTGCCAAATGACTTCTTATTTGCATACTTTTTCTCTGCTTCTCCCCCTCTTCTAagatttttcatcttctaaatttttactttattttcgttTAAAGTCTTTTATATTGTATTCTTTCATATGGTGTTTGAACTTCGTTATCCTTTACTTGGGTTCACCATGAATTAATTACGGTAATTCATTTGCATAAAAAGGTATTGTATTACTTTCCATGCActttcaaatttatttcctaATCTTAAATTCTGTTACATGTTCGATAGCTACACCGATTGAGCATTTTGACTCGCATATCTCAACTTGAGAAGTATGAAAGTTCAAACTCATCTCAAAAGTGAAGcaattttgatgaaaatatgAGGGAGCATTACAATCACTACAGTTTCATTGCTTAGCGACATTATACACCCAGTAAACACAACCATCTCCATCTGTTGGGTGATATTACTCTCCTAGCAAAAAGAGGAAAATGCAAACCCAGAACGTGCAATCCCCGCTTTAAATTACTATAAATGCGAGGCGCTTAAGCACTACAATTCACATACCACATAGAAATGTGTTAAGTACTAGTTTCCTGCATCTTGCAGCCCAAACATTTACAACGTTGACCATAATATACCCCAAAAAATTGGTTATACAGACAGTTGAAATAGTTTATCACATTAGTAGACCAGATCAAACCACATATCGGATCTGATACATGATGATCCTTTCAGCCATTGAAATTTCGGTCCATTTCTCTGCTTCCCATCCTTTTTCTTCTACTTCTCCCCCTCTCtagtaattcttttttttttttttcctttttgcgcAGAACAAGTATCAAGAACCTTATTCAAAAGCATagttaaatttgtcaaaaagaTATGCAAGAGCAATGCAAAAACAAGTTTATGATAATAAAATTGCTGCTGGTTCTGAATCAGGAATAGATGCCACTTTCAATCAATATAGCAAAAACTTCGccttaaaattttcacaaacaaCTATCCCAATAAACATGTACATAAATTGTGTGGATGATGCCATAACAGAAAGTGCGGAAAAATATATTGACATGACAAATAGAATGGTGAAAAGTTCCAACTCTCAGATCGTGCCTTATTCATGTCCTCAGAACATTACGCAAGAGAGGCACCAAGCACTATTCTGTGTTTGTGCTAATTTTAGCGCAAACTTTACCAAGAACCCAAGCTGACATGTAAAGCCATTAAAAGATAGAAACTGAATTATTTAGGACAGACGAAATTGGTTGCTATTAGCTTCTTGTCTGGCACTTATTTGGTCAGCAATGAGATAACAAGTCATACAAACGAAACACAATCTGTAGTAGACATAACCAGGAAATTCACCATGGGAATAAGGATCTATCCCCCAAGGGGCATGGAGGGCCCAATTTCAGGATTTATATCCCTGCTTGGAGACATTGAGAGATATCTGAATAAAACCGAGAAAACAGTAGATATGTAATGATCGGAATACTCACTATTTCTTGCATCTTTGCATGGTAGAACTGAATTTTTTCTTTGGCATCTAAAATATCCTTCTCCAGTTCCATGACCTGTGATTGACATTATAGCATAAGAGAAAAAGGAATATACGTCAATTACATTGGCTTTTAGGAATACTCACCAATAAATCAAGCTTTAACTGACAAAATGAAATTGGATTCTTATGCTATTAAGCATCAAGTTAAATCAACTTTTTTTTAGTCAAATATGAAGACCAGCATTGATCCTTAATAGCAGCAGATAATAACTGGTAAAGAAGGGAATATTATTACCAATGTCTTCATAGCATCAGAGTAGCATTTGCAGTTCCACAAATTCCAGATATCATAAGCATATGAGAAACAAATTCCAGATATCATAAGCATGTGAGAAATATCTAAGAAGTTACtgcttatgatattatgatagaCCAGACACCATGCCAGTAGCATATATTTTTCACAATCTGAAGCAAAGTAAAAATGCCTTGCTCCGCAAAGTCACAGTGTTGCTTCACCACAAACAAATCTTTCTATTCTTCATTTCCTAAACAGAATTACTCGATGGAGTTTCGATACAgcagcaaaaaagaaaaaaaaaaaaaaaaagaagaagtaaataCAAACAAATGCCGAAACAAAAGAACACGGAAGACACCAGACAATCTCTTGGAAGATTTCCCCAAGTATGATGTTCATCTATGAATCATGTCTGCTATTAATtcattcaaaaggaaaaaactaAATCATACCACATCTCTGTACATTACAGATTACACACGTCAATAAGTAGACATTTGATA from Lycium ferocissimum isolate CSIRO_LF1 chromosome 2, AGI_CSIRO_Lferr_CH_V1, whole genome shotgun sequence includes:
- the LOC132034468 gene encoding actin cytoskeleton-regulatory complex protein PAN1-like isoform X2 gives rise to the protein MSMDQFELYFRRADLDQDGRISGPEAVAFLKGSNLPQPVLAQIWTYADQSRTGFLSRQEFYNALKLVTVAQKRELTPEIVKAALFTPASAKIPPPQINLAAIPGPQPTNKAGAAVPPVSGATPTAPQTFGIRGQQGLPAQQSHYVRPPRPSNPSPGFQSQPNVSGQGMLAGSTIAASRPPSSTDLLAGQNGGSQAGASSQAYNTSVSSRSEDAFGLAVLTPSAQQTQLATTPSVQPDLSKSNDATLSHGNLPDAKVPKPIPVAGNGLPSDSLFGDVFSVASVQPKQSSAPTLSSGSSLAVPLATDRASTGSQPPVKANSVDSQTTLPQQPVHQHQQAPLTVRPNQQVPVQSSAANPSAARNSLPGQSQLPWPRITQSDYQKYSKVFMAVDTDRDGKITGAEARSLFLSWKLPREVLKQVWDLSDQDNDSMLSLREFCIALYLMERHREGRPLPSVLPTNLIFDASPLRASGQPTGSHGVTAWRDTPGLQQTQGPSGARQAASGAPRKPPRPVPIPQPDEDVQPSKQKPKVPVLEKHLIDQLSTEEQGSLNTKFQEATDAEKKVMELEKDILDAKEKIQFYHAKMQEIILYKSRCDNRLNEITERTSADKREVELLAKKYEEKYKQTGDVASKLTIEEATFRDIQEKKMELYKTVVKMDQDGKTDGIQDRANQIQADLEGLVKALNERCKTYGLRAKPTTLLELPFGWQPGIQEGAADWDGEWDKLDDEEFTFVKELTLDVQNVVAPPKPKSSLVRDKASSLNDHDTGKSSADADTDTKAEKLPNPVKAREMADAETSHAARSPTDSPTRSNAVNSPSKEFEESPNRKDSAFDGSPHAAQSEHWGAESVFSGDKSFDESGWGTFDKDRDADAAWDFNSGAKDSRDEKHKETSLFDDDDWGLKPIKTGSTNSSNSLPKQTPFFDSVPSTPNHNTGFSYSENQFPKQSPFFDSVPSTPSYNSGFPQGDNLFSRQSPFFDSVPSTPAYNAGGSPVADNMFQKRSLFADSVPGTPMSEDHLNSFSRYDSFNMHDGGLFGSREFSRFDSMRSTRDSEYDNGSFQQRDSFTRFDSFRSTADSDYNFGAFPPPESLSRFDSFRSTRDTDYGHGSPSFDDADPFGSHERFKTSVESKTPKRDSDNWKAF
- the LOC132034468 gene encoding actin cytoskeleton-regulatory complex protein PAN1-like isoform X1 — encoded protein: MSMDQFELYFRRADLDQDGRISGPEAVAFLKGSNLPQPVLAQIWTYADQSRTGFLSRQEFYNALKLVTVAQKRELTPEIVKAALFTPASAKIPPPQINLAAIPGPQPTNKAGAAVPPVSGATPTAPQTFGIRGQQGLPAQQSHYVRPPRPSNPSPGFQSQPNVSGQGMLAGSTIAASRPPSSTDLLAGQNGGSQAGASSQAYNTSVSSRSEDAFGLAVLTPSAQQTQLATTPSVQPDLSKSNDATLSHGNLPDAKVPKPIPVAGNGLPSDSLFGDVFSVASVQPKQSSAPTLSSGSSLAVPLATDRASTGSQPPVKANSVDSQTTLPQQPVHQHQQAPLTVRPNQQVPVQSSAANPSAARNSLPGQSQLPWPRITQSDYQKYSKVFMAVDTDRDGKITGAEARSLFLSWKLPREVLKQVWDLSDQDNDSMLSLREFCIALYLMERHREGRPLPSVLPTNLIFDASPLRASGQPTGSHGVTAWRDTPGLQQTQGPSGARQAASGAPRKPPRPVPIPQPDEDVQPSKQKPKVPVLEKHLIDQLSTEEQGSLNTKFQEATDAEKKVMELEKDILDAKEKIQFYHAKMQEIILYKSRCDNRLNEITERTSADKREVELLAKKYEEKYKQTGDVASKLTIEEATFRDIQVLLQLFLALCTYTNSYVLLLYSKLCKSSRGFVVISCFAENLQEKKMELYKTVVKMDQDGKTDGIQDRANQIQADLEGLVKALNERCKTYGLRAKPTTLLELPFGWQPGIQEGAADWDGEWDKLDDEEFTFVKELTLDVQNVVAPPKPKSSLVRDKASSLNDHDTGKSSADADTDTKAEKLPNPVKAREMADAETSHAARSPTDSPTRSNAVNSPSKEFEESPNRKDSAFDGSPHAAQSEHWGAESVFSGDKSFDESGWGTFDKDRDADAAWDFNSGAKDSRDEKHKETSLFDDDDWGLKPIKTGSTNSSNSLPKQTPFFDSVPSTPNHNTGFSYSENQFPKQSPFFDSVPSTPSYNSGFPQGDNLFSRQSPFFDSVPSTPAYNAGGSPVADNMFQKRSLFADSVPGTPMSEDHLNSFSRYDSFNMHDGGLFGSREFSRFDSMRSTRDSEYDNGSFQQRDSFTRFDSFRSTADSDYNFGAFPPPESLSRFDSFRSTRDTDYGHGSPSFDDADPFGSHERFKTSVESKTPKRDSDNWKAF
- the LOC132034480 gene encoding amino acid transporter AVT3B-like, coding for MGFDKDKASSSSHVLQIPREDTPLLTDTQHLSSSSKTFANVFIAVVGAGVLGLPYSFKKTGWVMGTLMLFSVASLTYYCMMLLVYSRRKLESHYKVAKISSFGDLGYAVCGSIGRCTVDAMIVLSQAGFCISYLIFIANTLAYIFNYSVTNQEPKIMGLSPKKVYIWSCLPFQLGLNSIPTLTHLAPLSIFADVVDLGAMGVVMVEDVLIFLKNRPVLEAFGGFSVFFYGLGVSVYAFEGVGMVLPLEAEMKDKDKFGKILGLSMTFISLMYGSFGVLGYFAFGEETKDIITTNLGRGLLSTLVQIGLCINLFFTFPLMMNPVYEVMERRFCEGRYCFWLRWIVVLSVTLVALMVPNFADFLSLVGSSVCIVLGFVLPAMFHLIVFKNELGWRCLAFDAALVLMGAFLAVYGTYSSMLEIFGVKA